CGTTTCATTGTATCGCGCACAGATGTTGCCAAAATAGCACCTTGCTGAGAACAACAAACATGGTCGATCAAGCTATCAATATCTCCTCGAGTAATACACGGCCGAGCAGCATCATGCACTAAGACATAGGCATCTTGGTCAATTAGCTGTAATGCTGAAAGCACCGAGTCAACGCGTTCAGCTCCCCCTTCTACTAATTGTATTTTACAGTGAGTAGCAATAGGCAAATTGACAAACCATGTATCGTTTTTTGCTATAGAGACGACAACTTGATGAATATCGGGATGATCAAGAAAAGGTTGTATACTGTGTTCAACAATCGTTTTACCTAATAAAGTTAAATACTGCTTAGGAATAGCGGCACCAACACGCTTACCAATACCAGCGGCTGCGATAACCGCAACTAAATTAGTTTTATGCATTTTTTTCTCGATATTGATGACATTCATTAATCTTCTTTAGGAACAATGCGGAAAAACGTTTCCCCCTCTTTAACTAATCCTAATTCATTGCGAGCACGCTCTTCAATGGCCTGATGACCCTGCTTTAAATCTTCAATTTCCGAGAACATCATTTGATTACGTTGCATTAACTGCTCCGTATCAGCCTTGATTAAAGCCACTTCTTTTTCCAACCTGTAGTTATCTTGCAACCCATTCTTGCAAAACCATAAGTGATACTGCTGTAGTGCGAATAAACAAATAAGTAGCAATACAAATAATTTCATGAACTCAAGGACTCCAATAATGCCTACCTCTACCTACAAAGATCTATTCTCACATATATAGCCATGGTACTTCAATATGCAAAGTCAGCAAGAAAAAGCGTATCAATATGCGAATTACAAAGTAAAAGTCTAGTATCCTACATCGAGATTTTATCACAAAGCAGAGGGAGAGCTCTTTGCTTGCTCTGCGGGAGCCTGCAACAGACAACGTATCTTGAGGTAACATGGAAATATCTGAACAGATAAGTTGTATCGCTTTAGCAATAGGACTGCAATATATTGCACCATCTAGCTATTAATTCTTGTTTTTGTGACATTTAATAAACATTAAATATAAAAGTGTACTAAAGTAGTGCCATTGTTAACTCCCCATCTCCCAACTCAGTTTATTTTTTGTTGTGTGTCGCTCAAAGTTTCGCAAAAGTTCCGCAAAGATTTTATTATATTAATAAAAGTGTGACGAACGTCGTAGCCATAAGGAAACTTCCACACATATAATGCGCTCAAGTTAATTGGAACTTCAATTACCATTTTAATTGTTATCCCAGCTAACTCACTCTAAAGAATTAGAGTGATGGATATTTAAATATAATAAATAATGGAATCAAAGGAATAATTATGAAAATCAAAACTCTTTCGGCTGCGGTAGCAGTTGCATTGTTGTCAGCTAGCGCATCAGCGGTAGATTTCAACGGTTATATGCGTGCAGGTATCGGCCAAAATACAGATGGCGGCAATCAAGTTTGTGCTCAAGCAAACGGTGCTCCAACTAAATACCGTCTTGGTAACGAATGTGAATCTTACTTAGAACTTGGTCTAGGACAAGATTTATATGAAAAAGATGGTAAAAAATTCCGTCTAAACACTATGGTTGCGATTAAAGCAGGTAATGGTGCAGATTGGCAGGATACTCGTGACGGTGGTCATGGTGATGAGATCTTAGCAGATGATTCAAATCCTTGGGGTAATGCTGCATTTGCATTCCGTCAAGCAAATGTTGAATATACTAACGAAGCTGGTACTAAAGTTTGGGCTGGTAAAAAATACTACCAACGTCATGATATCCACTGGTTAGACTTCTACTACTGGAATACATCTGGTTACGGGGGCGGTGTTGAAAACTTCAAAATTAACGATCAATTAGGCACACTATCTGCTGCATGGTTACGTGTAGTGACTAACGATGGCGGCCCATCTGGTAACGAAGACAAAGTTAACCAATACAACACAAACAATATCGACCTACGTTGGGCTGGTATTCAAATGTGGAAAGATGCTTCATTAGAATTAGGTGCAAACATTTCGTTCCTACAATTACTGATGAGCAAGATAAAGCTGGTCTGAATGATGACACTGGTACATTATTGACTGCTGAATATACCCAAGGTGGTATTTTAGGTGGCTTTAACAAATTCACTGTTCAATATGCAGATGGCGCTTCAGCTCATGAACTAATGAGCAACCACTCAGGCTCTTACTTCGGCGCTTGGATGGATAAAGATTCTAGCGGTTACCGTATTATCGACTGGGGTGTGATCCAACTTAGTGACAAAATTGAAATGGGCTACAACGCGATTTACGCACAAGTAGACTACAAAGGCGACAACGACCATAAATGGACTTCTGTAGGTATCCGTCCAGTGTACAAATGGTCTGATACAATGAAATCAATCATCGAAATTGGTTACGACAGTACTGACAACCCAGACTGGGGTCAAAAAGAAGATCTAACTAAAGTTACTTTTGCTCAAGCTTTAACTGCGGGTAGCAGCTTCTGGGCTCGTCCAGAACTTCGTGCCTATGTAACTTATGCTAAATCTGATGATGACAACAAATTCCGTGAAGGCAGAGACAAAAACATTAGTGTTGGTCTTCAAGCTGAAGCTTGGTGGTAATCCACACTGTTTACAGGCTTGAATTATAAGCCTGTGATTTCAATTAAACCCTTATCAGGCAACTGTTAAGGGTTTTTTTCTGTCTTGTAAAGCTGCAACTCGCTTATGCACCAGACTTCTTAGACTTCCAAAATAACAGTTTGCTTTCTAATTGTGGAAAAAAAGGATGGATGAATAACTTATAGCTGGTGATCCCCCCTACTATCGCTTTGATAACAACCATTTGCTCAATACCTAAAAGATAATAAGCAAAACCACCAACAAAAGCAGAGGTCAGCATAAACAGTTGAAAAATGCGTAATCTTTTAACGCTTAATGCAATGAGTATTAGTGCAAAATCAACCCAAGTCAGCAGTAAGCCCAATGATGGATTAGCCAAATAATCGTTAATAGCAAAGTGGGTGAAATAGCCGATGCCAAGTATCATTAGGGCCAATAAAATGTAGGTCACTTTTTTAGGTGTATTAGTGAAATCACAAATATAGCGATAGAAGGTAACACTTCCAACGACCAAATTCAGTAATACCTTGGGCATGACACCAATCATGAATCCCCATACCACATCGTTAGCAACTGACAAAAAAGACGCCAACCGCATATTTTTCATGCCATTAAATAACAACAATAAAATATAAAAAGCAACACTTGTCCAACCGAGTACTTCGACAATGATATTCATATACATTTCCATGAAAAAAAACCAAAAAAAATCCCCGCCGTAGCGGGGATTACTATGAAATTAATCAAGCGCAGTAATTAGTAATTACTGACCTTTAACTTCTTTAAGACCGTTGAAAGGTGCTTTTGCGCCTAACTCTTCTTCGATACGGATTAGTTGGTTGTATTTAGCAACACGGTCACTACGGCTCATTGAACCAGTTTTGATTTGACCTGCTGCAGTACCAACGGCTAGATCAGCAATTGTTGCATCTTCAGTTTCACCAGAACGGTGAGAGATAACAGCTGTATAACCTGCATCTTTAGCCATTTTGATTGCTGCTAACGTTTCAGTTAAAGAACCAATTTGGTTAAATTTAATCAGGATTGAGTTAGCAATACCATTGTCGATACCACGCTTAAGGATCTTAGTATTTGTTACGAATAGATCGTCACCAACTAATTGAATTTTATCACCCATTAGTTTAGTTTGGTGCGCGAAACCATCCCAATCAGACTCGTCAAGACCGTCTTCGATAGATACGATTGGGTATTGGTTAGCAAGATCTTGTAGGTAGAAGTTAAATTCTTCAGAAGTAAAGATTTTACCTTCGCCTTTCATGTTGTAGTTACCCGCTTCTTTGTCGTAGAACTCAGATGCAGCACAGTCCATCGCTAATGTAACGTCTTTACCTAGTACGTAACCAGCAGCTTCAACAGCTTCTTTGATTGCAGCTAGTGCAGCAGCATTAGACTCAAGGTTAGGAGCAAAACCACCTTCATCACCAACAGCAGTGCTTAGGCCTTTAGCTTTTAATACTTTAGCTAGGTTATGGAATATTTCAGCACCGATACGTAGTGCTTCTTTAAGTGTTGGAGCGCCAACTGGTTGAATCATGAATTCTTGGATATCAACGTTGTTATCAGCGTGCTCACCACCATTGATGATGTTCATCATTGGAAGAGGCATAGAGTAAACACCAGAAGTACCGTTTAAGTCAGCAATGTGAGCATATAAAGGAACTTTCTTAGAAATTGCAGCTGCTTTAGCATTTGCAAGAGAAACAGCTAGGATTGCATTCGCGCCAAAGTTAGCTTTGTTTTCAGTACCATCTAAATCGATCATGATTTGATCTAGTTCAGCTTGTGCAAGTGCATCTTTACCTACTAATGCATCTGCGATTGGACCGTTAACAGCAGCAACTGCTTTAAGTACACCTTTACCTAGAAAACGTGCTTTATCACCGTCACGTAATTCTAACGCTTCACGAGAACCAGTTGATGCGCCTGAAGGAGCTGCAGCACGACCCATAGAGCCGTCAGCTAGATAAACATCAGCTTCAATAGTTGGGTTACCACGTGAATCAATGATTTCGCGAGCAAGTACTTTTACGATAGTAGACATAATTGTTCCTTTAGATTGTATTAAAAAATAATATTAAAAATTTATTTATGTGACCTAGCAACACGTTATGCTGCGAATTTAAACAAAACAAAGTGATCTGGTCAACAAAAACTATTTAAATCGACCCTGTTGATGATCTATCGCAGCTTTTATGAATCCTTTGAACAAAGGATGCCCATCTCGAGGTGTAGAAGTGAACTCGGGGTGGAACTGCGCAGCAACAAACCAAGGGTGATTAGGGTTTTCAATAATCTCAACTAACTTTTTATCTTCCGATAGCCCAGTTATTGCTAATCCAGCCTTTTCTATAATAGGCAAAAGATTATTATTTACTTCATAACGGTGACGATGACGCTCGAATATCTCTAAATTAGCGTACATTGCAGCAACCTTAGACCCTTCTTTGAGGTGACATAGTTGCGCACCAACGCGCATTGTACCACCTAAATCAGAATTTTCTGAACGCTGTTCAATTTCACCTGTTTTATCTATCCATTCTGTTATTAAGCCAACAACGGGTTGCTCAGTATCGGCTTTAAATTCGGTGGAGTGTGCATTTTTAAGGCCAGCAACATTTCGAGCAAACTCAATTAACGCAACTTGCATACCTAAACAAATACCAAGGTAAGGTATTTTGTTTTCACGCGCATATTTTGCCGCCAATATTTTACCTTCAATGCCACGCTCTCCAAATCCACCCGGTACGAGTATTGCGTCAACACCTTCTAAAATAGAGATTCCACGAACTTCAACATCCTGTGAATCGATATATTTAATTTTAACTGAAGCCGCATTTTTTAAACCACCATGTTTTAATGCTTCATTCACCGATTTATATGCATCAGGTAACTCGGTATATTTACCGACCATACCAATCACAACTTCATGGGAGGTATTCGCTTCTTCAGAAACAACTTGCTCCCATTCACTTAGGTCAGCTTCTGGGCACGCTAAACCAAATCGTTCAATACAAATTTGATCTAATCCCTGCGACTTAAGCAATGCGGGAATTTTGTAAATTGAATCAACATCACGCAGGGAAATAACCGACTTCTCTTGAACATTACAAAATAACGCTATTTTAGCGCGTTCATTAACTGGAATGCTCACTTCAGAGCGACAAACTAAAATATCAGGCTGAATACCTAAACTACGTAACTCTTTTACAGAGTGTTGTGTCGGTTTAGTTTTGACTTCGCCAGCGGTTTTTAAATAAGGCAATAGCGTTAGATGCATATACATGGCGTTAGCTTGACCGACTCTTAACCCCAATTGGCGAATGGCTTCTAAAAAGGGTTGCGATTCAATATCGCCAACGGTACCACCTAACTCAACAATAGTGACATCATGCCCTTCACCACCAGCAATAATGCGATCTTGAATCTCATTGGTAATATGTGGGATAACCTGAATAGTTGCCCCCAAATAATCGCCTCGACGCTCCTTTGCCAACACCTCAGAATAAACTCTGCCCGTTGTAAAGTTATTACGCTTAGTCATTTTAGTGCGAATAAAACGTTCGTAATGACCTAAATCCAGATCCGTCTCAGCGCCATCATCCGTGACAAATACTTCACCATGTTGAATAGGGCTCATTGTGCCTGGATCAACATTAATATAGGGATCAAGTTTCATAATCGTGACATCTAAACCACGCGCTTCGAGAATAGCGGCTAAAGAGCCTGCGGCAATGCCTTTACCTAGCGATGAAACCACACCACCAGTTACGAAAATATATTTTGTCGTCATAGTAACCCTGAGATATTAGGAATTAAAAAAGAAATTTTATTTACTCATTAAAAGAGATAAAGATACAAACACAAAAAAACACCAACTTAAAGATAATTGCTGGTTTTCGCTACTGGCATCAATTTACTGTAATTATAAATGAGAATTTAGGACATTTAGATGGGAATACAGTATAGCAAGCGCGCTTATTTTCGACAATCTTTTATAACAGATTCACTGAAAATAGAATAATTAACGGTAAACCGCACCAATATTGTAGCTGGAGGGGAAATAGCATCAACGAAGCGCTAGAATCGCGCTATATCATGAAAAATCAACATCTTGAAATTGATAAAACAACGCAATAAAAAACATCTTATTATACAATATCAATATTATAGAAAGTGGCTATATGGTTATTTTTTTAACTTGCTCCCAAATAGCATCTAATTCTTCTAAGGAACATTCCTGCATCCGCTTCCCCTGAGCCATCACTTCTATTTCAACCAAGCGAAAACGCTTTTCAAATTTACTGTTAGCTTGTCTCAACACCTGCTCAGGGTTGCATTTTAGATGCCGCACTAAGTTGACATTAGCAAATAATAGATCGCCAAGCTCATCTTCTATACGTAACTGTTTTTGTTGCTCACTTAAATCTTTGCGCTGAACTTCCACCAATACTTCATCAAGCTCTTCTTTAATTTTATCAACAACCGGAGCTAAATCATGCCAATCAAAACCGACATGAGCACAACGTTTTTGAATTTTATAGCTGCGGTTTAATGCTGGCAACGCCATTGGAATATTATCTAAAACACTTTTTGGTTTATTCTCTAAGCTTGCTTTTTTCGCTCGCTCCTTCTCCTTTTCTCTCTCCCAATTGGCATGAATTTCCGCTTCATTTGCAAATTCCGCAGCACTAAAAACATGGGGATGACGACGCACCAATTTTTCGTTTAAGGTTGAGATAATCTCATCAAAGTCAAACAGACCTTGTTCTTTTGCGAGTTGTGCGTAAAAAACAACTTGAAAAAGTAAATCTCCCAACTCCCCTTTCAACTCATTGAAATCTTTCTGCTCGATGGCATCCGCTACCTCATAGGCCTCTTCAATAGTATGAGGCACAATCGATGTAAATGTTTGTTTGGCATCCCAGGGGCAGCCTGTTTCAGGATCGCGCAATTGTTGCATGATCTTTAACAGGGATGATAAATTTGAAGAAGCCATGACTATTCCTTATGTTTTACACCCCATCAAGGCGTTTTTATTTGCTGCGCTAACTGCGCTATTTTTTTACACATGCCAGTCAGTAACAATTTATGCCACGGAGCAAAAAAGTACCAATAGACTAAACCCCAAATCCCAGCAGGATGCCAGTATAATGCAATTTTAAGAATGCTACGATCTGCGCGATCGGGATCAATTGTTATTTGCATTCCACCGCCACCGGGGGCCTTCATACCAAAACGCATCACTAAACAACGCCTTTCTTCGACGCTGAGTATTGTCCATGAATCTATTCGATCCCCCACTTTTAGCTGCGAGCTATCGGTTCGACCATGATGACGCCCATCACCACCGCACAGGTAATCAATCCACTCTCGTAATGCCCAAAGGCTATTAAAATAAAAATAGCGATGTTCACCACCGAGTAAATTGATAACCTGCCAAATTTGCTCAGGGCTAGCTTGAATGGTGATACTATTTTTTGCACTTTTAGCATAAAAACCATGTAGCGATGAAAAATTACGAAAGGCAGGAACACCATCTTCCCAACGCTCTGGATAGGATAATATCTGTTCTTGTTTGAAAACATCATCAATGGCTTGCTCAACGCTAATTAATGACTGCGGTATGAGTTTACGTAATGACTCAGGGCGGGCCTGAAGTTGCTCTGCTAACCGGCAATTAGTGACTTTGCTAAATTTTGCGGCACCGACGTTACCACCCCTAACACCGTACACGCTACCCGTATTGGCAGACCGGGAATGGCAATTATCTTTATATTTTTATTAAATTTTTTAGCGATTTTAAGCATCAACTGTCGGTAACTCAACCATTGCGGTCCTGCTGCGTCAAGTATCATCCCTGCGGTTTCCGGCATGTCAGCTAATTTAACCAAATAATGAAGCACGTTGACCAACGCGATGGGAGGCGCTTGTGTCTCTATGGCGTTAGGAACCAAGGCGAAAGGCATATGACCAACCATATCACGCATCACTTCAAAGGCGGCAGAGCCCGGTGCAATAATAATCCCTGCGCGCAACTCTGTTACAGCAATACCACTAGATGATAATGCCTCGCCAGTGGCAATGCGCGCAAGCATATGGTCAGATTTAGGCCGAGCTGAAACTAAACTGCCTAAATAGATAATACGGTTAACCCCTGCACTAGCTGCTGCATGGGCAAGGTTTCTAGCCGCAATAACTTCCTTACTTGTATGCGTCTGCCCATCACTCATTGCGTGCATTAAATAATAGATTAATTCAACCCCATCTAAAGCTGGCGGTATTGAATCATAATAAAGCAAATTGAGCGTGAAGCGACGACAAACCGAATCAGGCCAAGGTGCAATTTTACTGGCATAGCGCGAAGATATTGCTACTTGATGTCCCGCGGCTAATAACTCAGGTACTAATTTTCTCCCCACCGTTCCTAGCGCACCTATCACTAATATTTTCATCTAACGACTCCCGCTTTTAAAAGCATGCTGCAATAAATAAGCTTACGCTAACATCTGCAATATCTTTTTTAATGCGCTAATAAAATGTTCAGCTTCCCGTAAGGTATTATACATTGAAAAAGAAACTCTCACGCTGCCATTGCAATTTAATATTGCCATTAATGGCATGGCACAATGAGAACCACTGCGCACCGCAATACCTTGAGCATCTAATAACATGGCGATATCAGCGGGGTGTTCACCCTGCACCGTAAAGCTCAATGCTCCTGATTTTTGCTCACCTTGGGCAAAAACGGTGATACCTTTTATTTTCACCAATTCATTTTCTGTAAACACAAGCAAAGCCTGTTCGTGGGCTTTTAATTGTTGCCTATCATACTGTTGTATAAAATCAATCGCAGCACCTAAACCGATAACCCCTGCAATATTGGGCGTGCCCGCTTCAAACTTGAAGGGCAGATCATTATAAATGGTTTGCGTAAAAGTAACGCTTTTAATCATCTCTCCACCGCCCTGCCACGGTGGCAAACTTTCTAATAAATGCAGCTTGCCATACACTACACCGACGCCCGTTGGAGCAAATAGCTTATGCCCAGAAAAAACATAAAAATCACAATTTATATCTTGTACATCAACCACTTCATGCGCAACCGCTTGCGCGCCATCAATAATAACTTGCGCAGCAACTTGGTGGGCTAAAAAGGTGATCTCTTTAACGGGGTTAATTACACCTAATGCATTAGAAATATGGCTAACAGAGACAAGTTTAGTCTTATCATTTAGTAATGACTTATAGGCATCCATATCTAAACAATGCTGTTTATCAAGGGGGATCACTTTTAGGACAACGCCAATTGACTCAACCAACATTTGCCATGGAACAATATTCGCGTGATGTTCAAGCTCACTGATAATTATTTCATCACCTGCTCGTAACCCTTTGGCTAACGTATTAGCTAATAAGTTAAGCCCCTCGGTCGTCCCCTTCGTCCAAATGATTTCTTTGCTATTTTGAGCATTAATGAAGGTCGCTACTTTTTCGCGTACCGCTTCAAAGCGCATCGTTGCGCGGTTACTCAGTTGGTGACTAGCACGGTGAACGTTGGCATTATCATTAGCATAATAGGAGGTGATTGCATCAATAACGGCCTGCGGTTTTTGGGTCGTAGCGGCATTATCGAGATAGATCAAAGGGTGATCATTAATGGTTTGCTGTAGGGCAGGAAACTGCAAACGCAATTGTTCAATAGAAAATGTAGATTCAACCAAGGTAAACACTCACTTACAATCTAAGAAGGCTATCAGCAGTTAGAAATCACAACCGATAGCCAACAACAGCCTTTAGCCATTTCGCCCTTCAACCATTAGACGTTTCATTTCACTCACTGCGTTAGCAAAGCCATCAACTAGCGCACGAGCAACAATCGCATGACCAATATTCAGTTCGATGATTTCTGGCAATGCCGCAATAGGTTTCACATTATGATAGTTTAAACCATGCCCTGCATTCACTTTTAAACCAACTTGGTGTGCGTAGGTAGCCGCTTTAGCAACACGCTCTAATTCCGATTCTTGAATCGCTTCGCTGGTTGCATCGGCATATTGACCCGTATGTAATTCGATATAGGCAGCGCCCGTTTTAAACGCTGCATCTATCTGCGCATTTTCAGGGTCAATAAACAAAGAGACCTGAATACCAGCCGCATTTAAACGGGCGACGGCACTGGCGATATTAGTAAAAGAGCCAATCACATCTAACCCCCCTTCAGTGGTTAACTCTTCACGTTTTTCTGGTACTAAACAGACAAAGGCTGGTTTGGTTTTAATGGCAATATCAACCATTTCATCGGTTACCGCCATCTCTAAATTCATTCGTGTTTGTAATGTCTGTGCTAACACTTCAACATCACGGTCGATAATATGGCGGCGATCTTCACGTAAATGGATCGTGATACCATCGGCACCCGCACATTCGGCTACAGCAGCTAAATGGGCAGGCTCTGGATAGCAAGTCCCACGCGCGTTGCGCAATGTGGCGATATGATCAATGTTTACACCTAATAAAATCTTACTCATTGCTACGTTGTCCTTTTATTTCGCCGCAAATAAACTGCGGCTATGTAATGGTTTGCCACCCAATAGGTGGGCTAATGCTTGACGACAAAAACGTTTTGCCGTGTGTAAAATAGTCGGGCTAGAAAAATCTCGATTAGCCAATGCGAGTATCTCTTCACCTTTATAGACTTGATCTTTTTTATGAATCGCTTGTTTAGCGAAAAAACCTGCCTGTTGCTGATATTGATATTCATAACCCGCTTCGATTAATTCACCACTGTAAATATCTTCATGAAAATTAACACCATAACCTAAATTTTCTAATAGGCTAAATTCAAAACGACGTAATGTAATTTGTGGGTTACCTGCCGCAGCGATTTCTAGCAATGTCTGCTGATAAGCTGTAAATAAACCATCACAGGAAGTTTCAGCCTCTAGAAGGCGGTATAATAATTCATTAATATACATTGCTAAATAGAGGCGATCACCACTTAATGGCACGACCTGAGTAATGGCCTCAATGGACTTAACCGTTTTTAAACTGCCACGTCCAAAATAACTCACTTGTAGCAGGGTAAAAGGTTGCGCCATACCGCGTTTCATACGCGAACTACTACGCGCCCCCTTATACACTAAACTCACTTTCCCTACATCTTGGCAGAACAGATCAATTAATTGACTGGTTTCACCGTAGGGGCGTCGATGTAGAATAAAAGCTTGATGAGACTCAATTGACATAGTAAATGCTTACTTACTGTAATCATCACCATAGCCAAGGCTGTGTAACGCACGCATGTCATCAGCCCAGCCAGATTTAACTTTCACCCAAACTTCTAAAAAGACTTTCGCATCAAAAAGTTCTTCCATATCAAGGCGAGATTGTTTACTAATCTCTTTAATTTTGTCACCTTTATTGCCGATAACCATCCGTTTTTGACCGTCTCGCTCAACTAAAATCAATGCATTAATATGCAACACACCATTTGCTTGCTGTTTAAATTGCTCAATTTCAACGGTGACTGAATAGGGAAGCTCATCACCTAGAAAACGCATTAGCTTCTCACGGACTATTTCTGACGCCATAAAGCGTGACGAACGATCAGTGATATAATCTTCAGGAAAATAGTGCTCAGATTCAGGCAAAGCCTGTTGCGCCCATTGACGGATTTTTTCCACATTATCGCCTTTTTTAGCAGACATTGGCAGAATGTGAGCAAAATTATAACGTTTAGCTAATGTTTCTAAGTGCGGTAATAAAAGCTCTTTATCTTCAACATTATCAATTTTGTTAACGGCTAACACTACCGGGCATTTTAAGTACTGTAATTTACTCAGTACCATTTCATCATCTTCGTTCCAGTGTGTCCCTTCAACGACAAAAATCACCATTTCAACATCATTAATTGAGCTCGCTGCAGAGCGATTCATCAAACGATTAATCGCACGTTTTTCTTCTACATGTAGCCCCGGAGTATCGACAAAAATAGTTTGATACTCGCCGACGGTATCTATACCTAAAATGCGATGACGAGTCGTTTGCGCTTTGCGTGAAGTGATACTCACTTTTTGACCTAATAAGGCATTAATCAATGTTGATTTACCCACATTTGGACGACCAACAATTGCCACTAATCCACATTTTGTACTCATTTATTGTGCTCCCAGTAAAAATGCTAACATTTTTTCGGCGGCCACTTGCTCCGCTTTGCGTCGACTTGTCCCCTGCCCCATCACCGAGGGTAAACCTTCAATAGTGCAGCTCATTGTAAAACGCTGGTTATGCGCTTCACCTTTGATTTCAATCACTTCATAGACGGGTAGTGCTTTTTTACGTGACTGCAAACGTTCCTGTAAACGCGTTTTCGGATCTTTTTGGCTAATTCCCGGTTTAATCGTCTTTAAACGACTATCAAACCAGCCT
This window of the Psychromonas sp. MME1 genome carries:
- a CDS encoding carbohydrate porin, which gives rise to MTAEYTQGGILGGFNKFTVQYADGASAHELMSNHSGSYFGAWMDKDSSGYRIIDWGVIQLSDKIEMGYNAIYAQVDYKGDNDHKWTSVGIRPVYKWSDTMKSIIEIGYDSTDNPDWGQKEDLTKVTFAQALTAGSSFWARPELRAYVTYAKSDDDNKFREGRDKNISVGLQAEAWW
- a CDS encoding DUF2867 domain-containing protein, which translates into the protein MYGVRGGNVGAAKFSKVTNCRLAEQLQARPESLRKLIPQSLISVEQAIDDVFKQEQILSYPERWEDGVPAFRNFSSLHGFYAKSAKNSITIQASPEQIWQVINLLGGEHRYFYFNSLWALREWIDYLCGGDGRHHGRTDSSQLKVGDRIDSWTILSVEERRCLVMRFGMKAPGGGGMQITIDPDRADRSILKIALYWHPAGIWGLVYWYFFAPWHKLLLTGMCKKIAQLAQQIKTP
- a CDS encoding CTP synthase, translated to MTTKYIFVTGGVVSSLGKGIAAGSLAAILEARGLDVTIMKLDPYINVDPGTMSPIQHGEVFVTDDGAETDLDLGHYERFIRTKMTKRNNFTTGRVYSEVLAKERRGDYLGATIQVIPHITNEIQDRIIAGGEGHDVTIVELGGTVGDIESQPFLEAIRQLGLRVGQANAMYMHLTLLPYLKTAGEVKTKPTQHSVKELRSLGIQPDILVCRSEVSIPVNERAKIALFCNVQEKSVISLRDVDSIYKIPALLKSQGLDQICIERFGLACPEADLSEWEQVVSEEANTSHEVVIGMVGKYTELPDAYKSVNEALKHGGLKNAASVKIKYIDSQDVEVRGISILEGVDAILVPGGFGERGIEGKILAAKYARENKIPYLGICLGMQVALIEFARNVAGLKNAHSTEFKADTEQPVVGLITEWIDKTGEIEQRSENSDLGGTMRVGAQLCHLKEGSKVAAMYANLEIFERHRHRYEVNNNLLPIIEKAGLAITGLSEDKKLVEIIENPNHPWFVAAQFHPEFTSTPRDGHPLFKGFIKAAIDHQQGRFK
- a CDS encoding carbohydrate porin; this encodes MKIKTLSAAVAVALLSASASAVDFNGYMRAGIGQNTDGGNQVCAQANGAPTKYRLGNECESYLELGLGQDLYEKDGKKFRLNTMVAIKAGNGADWQDTRDGGHGDEILADDSNPWGNAAFAFRQANVEYTNEAGTKVWAGKKYYQRHDIHWLDFYYWNTSGYGGGVENFKINDQLGTLSAAWLRVVTNDGGPSGNEDKVNQYNTNNIDLRWAGIQMWKDASLELGANISFLQLLMSKIKLV
- the eno gene encoding phosphopyruvate hydratase, which codes for MSTIVKVLAREIIDSRGNPTIEADVYLADGSMGRAAAPSGASTGSREALELRDGDKARFLGKGVLKAVAAVNGPIADALVGKDALAQAELDQIMIDLDGTENKANFGANAILAVSLANAKAAAISKKVPLYAHIADLNGTSGVYSMPLPMMNIINGGEHADNNVDIQEFMIQPVGAPTLKEALRIGAEIFHNLAKVLKAKGLSTAVGDEGGFAPNLESNAAALAAIKEAVEAAGYVLGKDVTLAMDCAASEFYDKEAGNYNMKGEGKIFTSEEFNFYLQDLANQYPIVSIEDGLDESDWDGFAHQTKLMGDKIQLVGDDLFVTNTKILKRGIDNGIANSILIKFNQIGSLTETLAAIKMAKDAGYTAVISHRSGETEDATIADLAVGTAAGQIKTGSMSRSDRVAKYNQLIRIEEELGAKAPFNGLKEVKGQ
- the ispD gene encoding 2-C-methyl-D-erythritol 4-phosphate cytidylyltransferase, producing MNVINIEKKMHKTNLVAVIAAAGIGKRVGAAIPKQYLTLLGKTIVEHSIQPFLDHPDIHQVVVSIAKNDTWFVNLPIATHCKIQLVEGGAERVDSVLSALQLIDQDAYVLVHDAARPCITRGDIDSLIDHVCCSQQGAILATSVRDTMKRTDAQGNIIKTVERTHLWHALTPQMFNNRLLIAAIKAADNLDKITDEASALELAGIPVGIVEGRGDNIKVTRQEDLKLAELYLTQ
- a CDS encoding phosphopyruvate hydratase, which encodes MNIIVEVLGWTSVAFYILLLLFNGMKNMRLASFLSVANDVVWGFMIGVMPKVLLNLVVGSVTFYRYICDFTNTPKKVTYILLALMILGIGYFTHFAINDYLANPSLGLLLTWVDFALILIALSVKRLRIFQLFMLTSAFVGGFAYYLLGIEQMVVIKAIVGGITSYKLFIHPFFPQLESKLLFWKSKKSGA
- the mazG gene encoding nucleoside triphosphate pyrophosphohydrolase codes for the protein MASSNLSSLLKIMQQLRDPETGCPWDAKQTFTSIVPHTIEEAYEVADAIEQKDFNELKGELGDLLFQVVFYAQLAKEQGLFDFDEIISTLNEKLVRRHPHVFSAAEFANEAEIHANWEREKEKERAKKASLENKPKSVLDNIPMALPALNRSYKIQKRCAHVGFDWHDLAPVVDKIKEELDEVLVEVQRKDLSEQQKQLRIEDELGDLLFANVNLVRHLKCNPEQVLRQANSKFEKRFRLVEIEVMAQGKRMQECSLEELDAIWEQVKKITI
- the ftsB gene encoding cell division protein FtsB → MKLFVLLLICLFALQQYHLWFCKNGLQDNYRLEKEVALIKADTEQLMQRNQMMFSEIEDLKQGHQAIEERARNELGLVKEGETFFRIVPKED